The following are encoded together in the Cynocephalus volans isolate mCynVol1 chromosome 4, mCynVol1.pri, whole genome shotgun sequence genome:
- the LOC134377340 gene encoding olfactory receptor 1165-like — MLTERNESAGATFVLLGFSEFPPLKVPFFLLFLAIYTVTVFGNLGMIFVIRISPKLDTPMYFFLSHLSFLDLCYSSVITPELLEILVVKTKTVSFLSCMTQFFIGCTFVITEAFMLTVMAYDRFVAVCNPLLYTVAMSPKLCALLVAGTYIWGALCSLTLTYCLLELSYCGSTVNHYCCEFSALLSVSCSDTHFSLMVMLVISTFNEACSLLVILTSYAFIVVTIIKIPSKGVFRKAFSTCASHLTAITIFHGILLVLYCVPKSKGSWILIKVATLFYTIVIPMLNPLIYSFRNKDVKEAIKMLIHTKVLFHSM, encoded by the coding sequence ATGCTGactgagagaaatgagagtgCTGGAGCCACTTTTGTCCTTTTGGGCTTCTCAGAGTTCCCACCACTCAAGGTGCCCTTCTTCCTGCTGTTTTTGGCCATCTACACAGTCACTGTGTTTGGAAACTTGGGAATGATTTTTGTCATCAGGATCAGTCCCAAACTCGACACCCCGATGTACTTTTTCCTCAGTCATTTATCTTTCCTCGATCTCTGTTATTCTTCAGTAATTACACCTGAACTCTTAGAGATCTTGGTTGTGAAAACCAAGACTGTGTCCTTCTTGAGTTGCATGACTCAATTTTTCATCGGCTGCACATTTGTGATTACAGAAGCGTTCATGTTAacagtgatggcctatgaccggttTGTGGCTGTTTGTAACCCCCTGCTCTACACAGTTGCTATGTCTCCAAAGCTCTGTGCTCTCCTGGTAGCTGGAACTTACATATGGGGTGCACTCTGTTCCTTGACTCTCACATATTGCCTTTTGGAACTATCCTACTGTGGATCTACCGTAAATCACTATTGCTGTGAGTTTTCTGCCCTCCTGTCTGTATCCTGCTCTGACACGCACTTCAGCCTGATGGTGATGTTAGTCATTTCTACATTCAATGAGGCTTGTAGCCTCCTGGTTATCTTAACTTCCTATGCCTTCATAGTTGTCACCATCATCAAGATACCTTCTAAGGGTGTTTTTcggaaagccttctccacctgtgcctcccacctgactGCCATCACCATTTTCCATGGGATTCTTCTCGTTCTTTACTGTGTGCCCAAATCTAAGGGCTCCTGGATCCTCATTAAAGTAGCCACTTTGTTTTACACCATTGTGATCCCTATGCTAAATCCACTTATCTACAGCTTTAGAAATAAAGATGTGAAGGAGGCCATCAAGATGTTAATTCACACCAAAGTGCTTTTTCACTCAATGTAA